The Malaclemys terrapin pileata isolate rMalTer1 chromosome 24, rMalTer1.hap1, whole genome shotgun sequence genome contains a region encoding:
- the SF3A2 gene encoding splicing factor 3A subunit 2 — MDFQHRPGGKTGSGGVASSSESNRDRRERLRQLALETIDINKDPYFMKNHLGSYECKLCLTLHNNEGSYLAHTQGKKHQTNLARRAAKEAKEAPAQPAPEKVKVEVKKFVKIGRPGYKVTKQRDPEMGQQSLLFQIDYPEIAETIMPRHRFMSAYEQRIEPPDRRWQYLLMAAEPYETIAFKVPSREIDKAEGKFWTHWNRETKQFFLQFHFKMEKPPAPQSIPPGPPTVKRPPPPPLMNGLPPRPPLPDSMPPPPPPPGGMTLPPMPPSGPVLPPAPPQLPPAPGVHPPAPLPPMMRPPLPTEGPGTIPPPPPSN; from the exons ATGGATTTTCAACATCGCCCTGGAGGTAAAACTGGGAGTGGAGGCGTAGCCTCATCTTCAGAAAGTAACCGAGACCGCAGAGAGAGGCTTCGGCAGCTGGCTTTGGAAACGATTGACATCAACAAG GATCCTTATTTTATGAAAAATCACTTGGGTTCTTATGAATGCAAACTCTGCCTAACGCTGCACAACAATGAG GGAAGCTATTTAGCACATACCCAGGGGAAAAAGCATCAGACCAATTT GGCTCGCCGAGCTGCCAAGGAAGCTAAAGAAGCCCCTGCCCAACCTGCACCAGAAAAAGTCAAAGTGGAAGTGAAAAAGTTTGTGAAAATTGGACGACCAGGTTATAAAG TGACCAAACAGAGAGATCCAGAAATGGGCCAACAGAGCCTCCTCTTCCAG ATAGATTACCCAGAGATTGCTGAAACCATCATGCCTAGACATCGGTTCATGTCTGCATATGAGCAAAGGATTGAGCCCCCAGACAGACGCTGGCAATACCTTTTGATGGCGGCAGAGCCCTATGAAACCATTGCTTTCAAG GTGCCAAGCAGAGAAATTGACAAAGCAGAAGGAAAGTTTTGGACCCACTGGAACAGAGAAACCAAACAG TTTTTCCTTCAGTTCCATTTCAAAATGGAGaagcccccagctccccagagcaTCCCTCCTGGACCCCCCACCGTGAAGAGGCCTCCACCGCCCCCACTGATGAATGGCTTGCCCCCACGACCACCTCTCCCGGACTCCATgccgccaccacctcctcctccaggcGGCATGACCTTGCCACCTATGCCTCCCTCTGGACCTGTActgcccccagcaccacctcAGCTGCCACCAGCTCCTGGGGTACAtccccctgctcctctgccccccatGATGAGACCACCGCTTCCCACAGAGGGGCCAGGAActattccccccccacctccttccaaCTGA